A segment of the Thiohalomonas denitrificans genome:
AGCACGTAATCGGCCCAGAGGGCGGTGGAATCCATGCGGTGATTGATGTCGACGAAGATGTCGAGGTTCGAGAGCAGTGCCTCCCGGTGGTGGGCCTCGGTCTTGTTGCGACGAAACATGTTGTCGGCAAACAGCAGAAGCGCCTTCGGCTTGCCGTAATAAGCCTTGCCGGACTCCCGGTTCTCCGCCACCTGCCGCGCCACATCCTTCGAGTCGTAGCCGACGGTCGCCTTCAGGTGTTCGTCGGAGTAGTGGGTGTCCATGCTCGCCTGCATGTCGCCGTTGAGCCACTCGCTGAAAAAACCGGAAGCGAAGCGGGCCGGCTTGGGGCTGGAGAGGGGACCGATACCGTTCAGGCTCCAGTTGTGTTCGGTATCGATGCCGCCGCGTTCGCCCGCATGGCCGGTGAGCGCACAGGCCAGCGCCGCGGCCCAGCAGCTCATGGTGCCGGACACGTACTTGTGTAGGGCGAAACCGATATTGATGATCGCCTTGTCGGAGCGGGCCAGGTCCCGCGCCATCCGCTCCACCAGTTCGGGATGTATGCCGGTGATCGCCTGTGTCTCATCGGGTGGATAGTTGGCCGCCTCGGCCCGCACCCGCTCGAAAACGGTGGTCACCGGGATGAGCTCGCCCTCCTTGCCCTTGACCTCATAGCGGCCGCCGAGGGCGGGGCGCAGCTTGCCCAGGCGCAGTGTCTTCTTGAAGTGACCCGGCGTGCCGGGCATCGGCTGCTCCTTGCCGCTCGCCTCATCCCAGCAGTAGAAAACGTCCTCCTTGCCGCGGGCGCGCAGGTCGCGATGGCGCAGCAGTTCGCCGCTGTCTTCGCGCACCAGAAAGGGCAGATCGGTCTGTTCGCGGACGAAGGCGTCATCCACATGGCCGTCACGCAACAGGACATGCAGCAGCGACATCGCCAGATAGGCGTCGGTACCGGGCTTGATCGGCACCCAGTGGGTGGCAAATTTGCAGCTCGGGTTGTAGTCGGGGCTGATGGTGTAGATGGTGGCGCCGTTGTAGCGCGCCTCATTCAGGTAGTGGGCATCGGGGATGCGGGTAACGATAGGGTTGATGGCCCAAAGAAAGATTGCGTCGGCATCAAACCAGGCGTCGAGGGAGTGGCCGGTGTTGGCCAGGCCGTAGGCGAGCGAGGCGCCGGTAAACATGTCCCCGACCGCACTGGCCGGATAGAGTCGCTGTGCACCCAGCAGCGAGCCGAGCCGTAGCGGGCCGGCTCGCCGGCCCTGGGAGAGGATGCCGGTGCCGGCGTAGATCATCAGCTCCCCGGGACCCTGCTCGGTGAGGGTACCCACTACCCGAGTGGCGATATCCTCCAGCGCCTCCTCCCAGCTCACCCGCTCCCATTTGCCTTCGCCGCGTTCACCCACCCGTTTCAACGGATGCAGCAGACGGTCGCCCTGGTACATCTCCCTGGAGTGGACAATGCCCTTGTTGCAGCCCCGCGGGTTGGCATCAGGGATACGTGGATGGATCTGGGGATAGGCGGCTGACTGCTCTTCGCGGGTGACGCGGCCGTCCTTGGCGAAGACCTTCCAGGCGCAGTTGCCCTGACAGTTCGAACAGTGAAAGGCGAAGCCCTGGGCATCGCCGCGGGTGTCGAGAAACTCGTCGCGGTAGAACCCCTCCCAGCGCTGGTCGCCGGGCGCTGTTGTGGCATGGGCCCGCAGGGCGGTGAGCGGCCCGCCGAAGGCGAGGGCCAGGCCGCAATAGGTGCTGTTTCTCAGGAATTCACGGCGATCCATGGACGGCTCCTAAAGACATTTTTAGCCACAGAGAGCACAGAGCACACGAAAGGGACGACAAGGTTTTGTGCCCTGTCTCCTGTGGCTGCGTGATTCAAATGCGCTGCCCGGATCAGGGTTCAAACGCCCGGTGCAATTGCTGCCTCGGTGCTCTCTCGGCAACTGCTCCATGCGTTGCTCTACCTCCTGAATCCGTGCAGTCGCGTGAACTCTGTGGTTGATCATTTATTAACGTTCGATGGGGCGTGCGGTGTCGGCGGCCCACTCGTTCCAGGAGCCGGGGTAGACCCGCACCTTGTCGTAGCCGAGATGTTTGAGTGCCGCATAGAGGAAAGTCGAGCGGCCGATTCCGGGATTGCAGTAAGTCACCACTTCCCGGTCGGGGGTGATGCCGGCCTCTTCCAGAACCGTGCGCATGACGGCCTCGTCGGCAAAGGTCTGCAACTCACCGGAGAGTCGATCCCAGGGCAGACTGATCGCCCCCGGGATATGGCCGCCGCGGCGCGCACCGCCATCTTCCTTGCCGCTGTATTCGGCAATGGAACGGGCGTCGACGATGAGACGATCGCCCTGGTCGAGTTCCGAGGTGAGCAGCGCCCACTCTTTTTTCGGCTGGGGTTTATAGACCACCTTTTCCGGTGCCGACACCCTCTGGCTCAGCGCCCGCCCCTCCTCCAGCCATTTGCGGAAGCCGCCGTCGAGCAGGCTCACCCTTTCATGGCCGATAAATCGCAGCGTGTACCAAACTGCGGAGGCTGCGCGGCCGTTGCCGCTGTCGTAGACCACCACCTCGCTATCGTTTGCGATCCCCAGCGCACCGAATTTACTGGCGGCCAGTTGCGGAAAGATGGGCAACCCGGTCTCGGCGTTTTCATCGGCATCCTCCAGCTCCAGGTAGTGAAGGTTGACCGCTCCGGGGATGTGGGCGCGGGCATAATCCTGTGGACTCTCGGCGTCGATCAATACCACCTGATCGAGCCGCTCCGTAAGGACATCGGTGTTCACAAGCTCCATTGCCAACGCCGACGTGGACAGCAGGCAGGCACCCAGCAAAGACAGAATTCTTGGCATCATTATTCCTCCCAAACGGGCCTCGGCCCGCGCATCAACCGTAGGTCGGGTAACGACGGCCTGAAGGCCGACCTACAGGGGCGCATGCAAGAACGACGGCCGGAAGACCGACCTGCAGGGGCGCATACAAGTAGCTATTGTTCCTCTACCGCCGCCCGGATCAGACGCACCATCGCCGGGGAGTCCCACTCGTCGGGACCGCTTTTACCCGCGAGCAAGCGCCCTTCGCGGTCCAGCAAATAGGTGACCGGTACACCGGCAGCCCGATAGGCGTCGGCCGTCCGCTCAGTGGTGTCGATGAGGATGTCGAACGGCACCTCACGTCCGCCGAGAAACCGCTCGACCCCGACGGCATCGTCAGCGACCGTCACCGCCAGTACGGTAAACTCCTCGCCTTCGAACTGCTCCTGGAGCCGTTCCAGTGAGGGAAACTCCTCCCGGCAGGGCGGGCACCAGCTCGCCCAAAAATTGAGCAGCACCACTTGGCCACGGTAATTGCCCTTGGTACGGGAGGCATCATCTCCCAGCCGCGGCAGCCGAAAGGCCGGAGCCGTGAGCGGCACCGGATAGGGCTTCATACCGGCGGCACGGACCAGTGAGGTATCGAGGCCCGCACCAGGCGCGGCGGTTGCCCAAAGCAGCAGCGCGGCCAAGGCGGCCCTACAAACAGCCTTTGAAAAACTTGCGTTCACCGGTTTTCTCCAGGAGGTCGAAACGCACCGACTCGATAGTCCCGTCGGGGGCCTCACCGGTGAGCCGCACCTTCTTGCCATAGCCCTTGTCGACATCCACCTGGCGGATACCGCTGCCGTCGCCGTATCGAAATGTGCGGACCTCACCGCTGGCCAGCAGCAGTACCGGCTGGTCGATATGCCGTAGCGGACAATCGGCGATACGACGCTCCTCCGCACAGGGACCACCGACGATCCACCCCTCCCAGGTCGGCAGGGAGGCAGCTCCAGCTGACGCCGCAAGCGACCACAGCGCCGCCGCGGCTACCTGCAAAAACATCCTCGTCATGACGGCACCTCCCCAATGCTCGCCCGGAAGGCTTCCAGGTCGGGACCAATCTCTGCCAGGCGTCCCGGCCGCTCCTGCTTCGGGACGCCGGCTCGCTCCATGACCTCCGCCAGCAGTGCATAATCCGCCACCCCGTTATGGGCATCACCATCTACCGTGACCAGTTCACCGGCGAAATAGACGGCCGGTGCGGCGGTCTCCGTTTCCAGCGCCGAGCGCGGCACCGCACAGATCGGCACACGGTAGCTGTTGGCGATCTCCGCAGCCGCCTGAACGTTGCGGTTACAGCGCACACCCGGAGGATCATTGTTGATGAGAAACAGGCCGGGCTGATCAATCGTAAAGACAGAGTCGGACATCTCGATCACCCTCTTGGTTGACGGGTATGAAGGTATACCCCTGGATTTGATAGCCAATCTGCGACACGAACGTGTTTCCCACCAGCTCGTACACGAGCTACTGCACGGTCTTGATGGCCTGCTTCAGCTTTTCAAACTCGGACTTGATCTCGGTCAGCCGTCCGCCCTGGTCCTGCAAGGGAACTCCCTCCAGTTCGAGGATGTCGGCGAGCGTGGTGAAATCAATCATGCCATTGAGATTGCCGCCATCCGCGGCAATCAACTCATCGCCGTAGTAGACCGCGGGTGCCTTGGCCCCGGGACCGGCAAAGGTGACAGGAATCAATTGCACGGGAATTTTGTAAACATTCGACAGCTCCGCAGCGACCTGCATATTGTTGTTGCAGCGCAATCCGGGGGGGTCACGGCCAACGAGTGTCAGCACCTTTTGGCCATCGATTTCAGTCGCGCCCGGGGCTCCTGCATAGGCCCCGGTCGAGGGCAGCAGCAGCAACAGCGACAGAAGCAGCAACATCAGTGCAAACGGGTTCAGTAATCGGGTCATGGTCATGCTCCTTTTTGGGAATCAGAAAATCTGGTTGGCCAGGATGTAGGTGGCTACCAGCATCAGGAAGATCGCAAAGCCGCGCTTCAGGGCATCGCCGGATATGCGGTGGGCGAAACGGGTGCCGACTACGCTGCCGGCGATGGCCACTGCGGTGAACACCGCCATCAGGCCATAGTCGATAGGGACATCACCCATGTAACCGGCAAAACCGGCGTAGGATTTGATCGAAACGATGGCCAGGGAGGTACCGATGGCCTGCTTCATCGGCAGGCGCGAGAGCAGCACCAGTGCAGGCACGATGAGAAAGCCGCCTCCGACGCCCACCAGGCCCGTCAGCGCACCCACCACAATGCCGTGAACAGCGACATGGACAAGACAGCGACCGCCGGAGCAGACCTCGGCGGCTTCCACTACAGCAGCGCCGGCGGAGCGATGCGGGCGTGCCGGCTTGAGCATCTTCCAGGCGGCGGCATACATCACCAGGGCAAAAATGGAGAGCTGCACCACCACTGGTGTGATCACCCCCAATCGTGCGCCGGCGTAGGTACCGACGATGCCAAACAGCCCGAACACCGCGGTAATCTTGAGGTTCACGTTGCCCTTGAACCAGTGCTGCAGCGCCGTAATGGTAGCGGTGATCGCCACGATGCCGAGGCTCATGGCGATGGCGGACTTGGGCTCGACACTCAGCAGATAGAGCAGGGCGGGGGTGGTAATAATGGATCCCCCACTACCGAAGATACCGAGAACGATACCGGTGAAAAGGCCGGCGATAAGGGCGGAAAGCGACATGGGCGCGACTCATTTATGTATTCAATAGTTCTATTGAATACAATGAGCCTCCAGAAGTCAAGGGAATTTCTCCGGAAGAACTTGCTCCGTTCGCGCCCCAATCAGTGACCAACATTTAGCCGTCATTGCGAGGAGCCCCAGCGACGCGGCAATCTGTGGGTTTTGGCAGCAGGAGATTACTTTGTCGACCGGGGCTCCTCCTGAAGAACTGAATGATTCACCCCTTGAATTTCGAACCACGGGGAACACGGGGGAGAAAAAACCAACAACTTTTTTTACCCCGTGGTTACCCGCTCTTCATTAATTCAGGCCTGGACAACAGGGGGTACAGCTCGTAATGACAACGGGGCAAATTCATCGGGAGGAGCCTTAGCGATGCGACGAGTTCGGTGCTGTGGTTAAACCCGAACAACCTGTTTTACCCCGTGGTCCCCGTGTACCCCGTGGTTACAGTTCTTCATTGATTCAGGCCTGGGCAGCAGGGGGTACGGCTCGCAATCAGGAGGGAAATGCGTCGTTAATTCGAGTACATAGTGGCGGGCGGCGCTCCGCAATGACGGCCAAATGTTAGTCACTGTTTCGCGGCCAAGCGACGAGTGGGGCTTGCCATGACGGAAGTCATCCCGAAAGGGCGGTGAACGCAAGCCGGGAAAGGGGAAGTGGGTTTATGCTACATTTTTCAACAAACAGACCCCGAGAAATCCGCCCCAGGGCAACCGTTGCGGGGCAATCCGTTCCACCGCCCGCGAAAACGGCCCGCCGCTCGGCAGCAAGATGGCGCTGCCTGTCCGAAAATCGCTAACCCCCGGGAGAGGACGCACCCAGCGGCGCACGGCATCGACCGTATCCCAGCGGGCACCCCGGTACCCACCGCGCCCGGCTTTCTGCCAGTGCAGCAGGCTGTGCCGGTTGAGCAATCCCAGGATCACCCCGCGACGGCTGATCCGCCACAGCTCCGCCAGCGCCTGCTCCGGCTCGGGAACGAAGCAGAGGCTGGTGACCGCGGAGGCATAGTCAAACGCTCTGTCCGGGAACGGCAGTCGTTCGGCCGCTCCCAGAATATACCCACCCGCTTCGCCCCGCTCCCGGGCGAAGCGCAGCATCTCGAGCGAGGGGTCGAGGGCGGTGACATCGAGACCCGCGGCGGCGAAGGCACGGGAGAAATGCCCGGTACCGGCTCCCACGTCCAGCAGTGTGCCGGGTTGCGGACGCAGCAGCGCCATCATCAGTGTGAATTCCCGCTCTGCAATCCAGGCACCCCGGGGGGTCTGGTACCAGGCCTCATATTTCGTGGGATCGTACATATACAAAGGTTTTCGAACCGCAAAGGCGCAAAGAGCGCAAAGGAACCCCCGCATTCGCACCGCAGGGACACGGATACGCAGAGGTTGGCGGAGTTTGGAATTCGCTGTCCCTCCGGGGTATCGCACAGGGTAATTTGACATGCGTAGCCCCGATGGAGCGCCAGCAAAATTCGGTAAGCAGCCAGTCTCTTTCTCCCTCAGGCCGAGAACGGGAATTCAACTCTGCGAATCTCCGCGCGCTCTGCGCCTCTGCGGTGCAATCTCCTTATCAGTTGCTCGACTGCGCCACCGGCTGAGCGGCGCCTTCAACGGGAAAACCGGCCTGCTCCCAACCAACCATACCGCCCTTGACCAGAATCGGCTCGGCGAACCCCTCGGCATCGAGCATCCGCACCGCTTGAGCCGAGCGGCGATCGGTCTTGCAGATCACCGCAATGGGGCGCTCCCGCCAGTCGGCCAGCTCCTCGAACCGTTGCTGCAATTGCGAAAGCGGCAGGTGGCGGGCGCCTCCGATATGAGCGTCCCGAAACTCCTCGTCGTCGCGCACATCCAGCAGCAGCGGCGGCTCCGGCGCGTCAAGGCGCGTTCCGGGTGAAATCGTCGACACCGCCACCCTGTCGTAGTCGCGGTCCGCGTGGTGCATACGATGCAGGCGCCACAGGACGGGGACCGCATGGAACATGACATGCTGCAGATAGATGGCGAAATCGAGCAGCAGCACCGCAAGCAGCACGACCAGAGCGAACGGCAGCTCGTAGTGGTGGAAAAGCCCCCAGCCGGACTGCTCGACAAACAGCGCCATACCGACCGCCGCGGTGGGGAAAACGAACCGCAGCATCACGCTGTTGAAAACCACGATGCCGAGATTGGCCCGCCAGCGGCGGCCCTTCGCGAGCGACAGCGCCCGGCGCGGCGAGGCGATCTCCCATAGGGCCATCAGGCCGAAGATCCCCAAAAAAAAGCTCAACCGGATCGGCAACTCATGGCCCAGAATCCACTCTTCCATCCCCCATCCCTCTTAGACTGATTATATTCAATAGAATCATTGAATATGGGAGAGCTCTTGTCAACCAGCACCGAGCCAATGGGCCATGCGACTTTCGCTCACGGCCGAATGACTCTGGCGCCGGCCTTCAACGCAAGCAGAACCACCGGGGTGCCATGCATGACCAAATCGAAGATATCGATGGGCCGCTCCAGGGTCCCGTCGCTGAGCATTTTGAGCTTCTCCCAGAGGTGGGGTTCGGGGACGAAAGGGGCCAGACCTAGCAGCAGAGCCCCGATGGAGAGGGGAACCCAAGGCAGACGGTCCAGCCATTTCATACTGCACTTACCTCTTTGTTGATACGCAGCGTGGCCGGTAAGTGGACCAAGTCTTCCGGGCGGTCGATGTCACTCTTGACCGCCAACTCCCGCCACTTCCAGCCGAGTTGTTTCAGCCGCTGCCGGGTTTCGTCCAGCACGTGGGCGCTGCCCCAGCGAATATCGTCAAACAGCGACGGGTGCAGGCGACGGAGCCCCAGCAAATAGTAGCCGCCATCCAGCGCGGGCCCGAGAACGGCATCGCTGTCCCGAAGCGCCCCGAATGCCTCGACGAGGTCGCGCGGCTCCAGCGCCGGACAGTCGGTACCGATCAGCACTGCGGGTCCTTCGTCGAGCGCCGCTGCGAAGGCGTTTTGC
Coding sequences within it:
- a CDS encoding molybdopterin-dependent oxidoreductase, which gives rise to MDRREFLRNSTYCGLALAFGGPLTALRAHATTAPGDQRWEGFYRDEFLDTRGDAQGFAFHCSNCQGNCAWKVFAKDGRVTREEQSAAYPQIHPRIPDANPRGCNKGIVHSREMYQGDRLLHPLKRVGERGEGKWERVSWEEALEDIATRVVGTLTEQGPGELMIYAGTGILSQGRRAGPLRLGSLLGAQRLYPASAVGDMFTGASLAYGLANTGHSLDAWFDADAIFLWAINPIVTRIPDAHYLNEARYNGATIYTISPDYNPSCKFATHWVPIKPGTDAYLAMSLLHVLLRDGHVDDAFVREQTDLPFLVREDSGELLRHRDLRARGKEDVFYCWDEASGKEQPMPGTPGHFKKTLRLGKLRPALGGRYEVKGKEGELIPVTTVFERVRAEAANYPPDETQAITGIHPELVERMARDLARSDKAIINIGFALHKYVSGTMSCWAAALACALTGHAGERGGIDTEHNWSLNGIGPLSSPKPARFASGFFSEWLNGDMQASMDTHYSDEHLKATVGYDSKDVARQVAENRESGKAYYGKPKALLLFADNMFRRNKTEAHHREALLSNLDIFVDINHRMDSTALWADYVLPAKSHYESWDIRGELGYHRFCNVTIPPEGLKPVGETRSEWTICRGLSEAMAKVAKARGIEPIPDPDFLVEEGDMAAPVMRDLQTLPDDFTDGGTLNNDEDVVRWLMENVEQIAPWTPEDARKNGFVILNEKAGFTSPLYANRPYHSFERNVYLREPYKTHSGRQQFFVDHPVFKEHGWTVPTAMGPLRPPSFPLAFYTPHTRWGIHSQWRTNAQLLRLQRGEPYLWLNPATAAAREVGEDDRVRVFNDVGEFIARVKLMPAVPPEAVVMDHAWEPHQFEKRIGLNSTVAGMISLLELPDGWGHLTFSPNWDGNMIAHESSVEVEKA
- a CDS encoding sulfurtransferase; the encoded protein is MMPRILSLLGACLLSTSALAMELVNTDVLTERLDQVVLIDAESPQDYARAHIPGAVNLHYLELEDADENAETGLPIFPQLAASKFGALGIANDSEVVVYDSGNGRAASAVWYTLRFIGHERVSLLDGGFRKWLEEGRALSQRVSAPEKVVYKPQPKKEWALLTSELDQGDRLIVDARSIAEYSGKEDGGARRGGHIPGAISLPWDRLSGELQTFADEAVMRTVLEEAGITPDREVVTYCNPGIGRSTFLYAALKHLGYDKVRVYPGSWNEWAADTARPIER
- a CDS encoding TlpA family protein disulfide reductase gives rise to the protein MAALLLWATAAPGAGLDTSLVRAAGMKPYPVPLTAPAFRLPRLGDDASRTKGNYRGQVVLLNFWASWCPPCREEFPSLERLQEQFEGEEFTVLAVTVADDAVGVERFLGGREVPFDILIDTTERTADAYRAAGVPVTYLLDREGRLLAGKSGPDEWDSPAMVRLIRAAVEEQ
- a CDS encoding sulfite exporter TauE/SafE family protein, whose protein sequence is MSLSALIAGLFTGIVLGIFGSGGSIITTPALLYLLSVEPKSAIAMSLGIVAITATITALQHWFKGNVNLKITAVFGLFGIVGTYAGARLGVITPVVVQLSIFALVMYAAAWKMLKPARPHRSAGAAVVEAAEVCSGGRCLVHVAVHGIVVGALTGLVGVGGGFLIVPALVLLSRLPMKQAIGTSLAIVSIKSYAGFAGYMGDVPIDYGLMAVFTAVAIAGSVVGTRFAHRISGDALKRGFAIFLMLVATYILANQIF
- a CDS encoding class I SAM-dependent methyltransferase yields the protein MYDPTKYEAWYQTPRGAWIAEREFTLMMALLRPQPGTLLDVGAGTGHFSRAFAAAGLDVTALDPSLEMLRFARERGEAGGYILGAAERLPFPDRAFDYASAVTSLCFVPEPEQALAELWRISRRGVILGLLNRHSLLHWQKAGRGGYRGARWDTVDAVRRWVRPLPGVSDFRTGSAILLPSGGPFSRAVERIAPQRLPWGGFLGVCLLKNVA
- a CDS encoding rhodanese-like domain-containing protein; this translates as MEEWILGHELPIRLSFFLGIFGLMALWEIASPRRALSLAKGRRWRANLGIVVFNSVMLRFVFPTAAVGMALFVEQSGWGLFHHYELPFALVVLLAVLLLDFAIYLQHVMFHAVPVLWRLHRMHHADRDYDRVAVSTISPGTRLDAPEPPLLLDVRDDEEFRDAHIGGARHLPLSQLQQRFEELADWRERPIAVICKTDRRSAQAVRMLDAEGFAEPILVKGGMVGWEQAGFPVEGAAQPVAQSSN
- a CDS encoding RND transporter, producing the protein MKWLDRLPWVPLSIGALLLGLAPFVPEPHLWEKLKMLSDGTLERPIDIFDLVMHGTPVVLLALKAGARVIRP
- a CDS encoding TIGR04282 family arsenosugar biosynthesis glycosyltransferase, giving the protein MSFTSANRLLVFAKAPVPGRAKTRLIPALGAEGAAALQARLLWHTLATAGQGGAIVELWCHPDPDHPLFSECAEHAEMLLCTQRGNNLGERMQNAFAAALDEGPAVLIGTDCPALEPRDLVEAFGALRDSDAVLGPALDGGYYLLGLRRLHPSLFDDIRWGSAHVLDETRQRLKQLGWKWRELAVKSDIDRPEDLVHLPATLRINKEVSAV